CGAGACCATATTTGGCTTTATTGGGGATGGCTTAAGAGAGCTATTAGCAAGGTCTTTTGGAACTCATGAGGATAAGATTCTGGATATGGTTATTCCAATATTCAGAGCTCACTACAGGGAACATCTTCTGGATAATACACGATTATATCCTGGGGTAAGGGATGTTCTTGAATATTTTAAATTAAAAAAGATATCTCTCATAACAAATAAGCCAGAAGCTTTCAGCAAAACCATTTTAGAGAGATTAAATATCTCTTCTTATTTTAATCTGGTCTTGGGAAGCGATAGTGTCGAGAATAAAAAACCCCATCCTGAGCCTCTCTTAAAGGCCCTTGATGTCTTGGGGGTATCAAAGGAGAGGTGTTTAATGGTCGGGGATAGCAAAATGGATATTGATATGGGAAAAGAGGCGGGTACGTTGACCTGCGGTGTTACCTATGGGCTTAGAGGAAGAGAGGAGTTAACCTTAGCAGGTGCAGATTATATCATCGATGGTATTTTGGAGCTGAAAGGGTTAGTTATTTAAGAAATGTGAGTGTTTTAAAGTTTAGCTACTGTTTCTTTATTGAGCCTTTTTAAAAATTTAAAAAGGAGCTTTAAAGCGCTATTATAATCTTCAGTATTCATCATCCCTATATGAGAGTGGGTATATCTCACAGGAATACCGAAGACAATTGTCGGCAC
This is a stretch of genomic DNA from Nitrospinota bacterium. It encodes these proteins:
- a CDS encoding HAD-IA family hydrolase, with amino-acid sequence MSINIELLVFDLDGTLIDSKQDIANSVNFTLDKMERKKIKDETIFGFIGDGLRELLARSFGTHEDKILDMVIPIFRAHYREHLLDNTRLYPGVRDVLEYFKLKKISLITNKPEAFSKTILERLNISSYFNLVLGSDSVENKKPHPEPLLKALDVLGVSKERCLMVGDSKMDIDMGKEAGTLTCGVTYGLRGREELTLAGADYIIDGILELKGLVI